From Osmerus mordax isolate fOsmMor3 chromosome 8, fOsmMor3.pri, whole genome shotgun sequence, a single genomic window includes:
- the LOC136947865 gene encoding heparan sulfate glucosamine 3-O-sulfotransferase 5, producing MLFKQQALLRQKLFVLGSLAIGSLLYLVARVGSLDRLQPICPVESRLTPPGVPEQIPLRTLQYKRGLLHEFRKGNATKEQIRLHNLVQQLPRAIIIGVRKGGTRALLEMLNLHPAVVKASQEIHFFDNDQNYARGIDWYREKMPFSFPHQITIEKSPAYFITDEVPERIFKMNSSIKLLIIVREPTTRAVSDYTQVLEGKERKNKTYHKFEKLAIDANTCEVNTKYKAVRTSIYTKHLERWLKYFPVEQFHIVDGDRLITNPLPELQLVERFLNLPSRISQYNLYFNATRGFFCLRFNIVFNKCLAGSKGRTHPEVDPSVVNKLRKFFHPFNQKFYQITGRTFNWP from the exons ATGCTATTCAAACAGCAGGCGTTGCTAAGACAGAAGCTCTTCGTGCTGGGAAGCCTTGCTATCGGGAGTCTCCTGTATCTTGTGGCCCGGGTTGGGAGCTTGGATAG gcTCCAGCCTATTTGCCCCGTTGAGAGCAGACTGACCCCTCCTGGCGTGCCGGAGCAAATTCCTCTCCGGACCCTGCAGTACAAGCGAGGCCTGCTCCACGAGTTCCGCAAGGGCAATGCCACCAAGGAGCAGATCCGCCTGCACAACCTGGTTCAGCAGCTGCCGCGGGCCATCATCATCGGGGTCCGTAAGGGGGGCACACGGGCCCTGCTGGAGATGCTTAACCTGCACCCAGCGGTGGTCAAGGCCTCGCAGGAGATCCACTTCTTTGACAATGACCAGAATTACGCCCGGGGAATCGACTGGTACCGGGAGAAAATGCCCTTCTCCTTCCCCCATCAGATCACCATCGAGAAGAGCCCTGCCTATTTCATCACGGACGAGGTGCCCGAGCGCATCTTCAAGATGAACTCCTCCATCAAGCTGTTGATCATCGTGCGGGAGCCCACCACCAGGGCGGTGTCTGACTACACACAGGTGCTGGAGGGGAAGGAGCGCAAAAACAAGACCTACCACAAGTTTGAGAAGCTGGCCATTGACGCCAACACTTGTGAGGTGAACACCAAGTACAAAGCTGTACGGACCAGCATTTATACCAAGCACCTGGAGCGGTGGTTGAAATACTTCCCAGTGGAGCAGTTCCACATTGTGGACGGGGACCGGCTCATCACGAACCCACTGCCAGAGCTGCAGCTGGTGGAGCGCTTCCTCAACCTTCCCTCTAGGATCAGCCAGTATAACCTGTACTTCAATGCTACCAGGGGGTTTTTCTGCCTGAGATTTAACATTGTCTTCAACAAGTGCCTGGCTGGCAGCAAAGGACGCACCCACCCCGAGGTGGACCCATCAGTGGTGAACAAACTGAGGAAGTTCTTTCATCCTTTCAATCAGAAGTTTTACCAGATTACTGGCAGGACATTTAACTGGCCCTGA
- the LOC136947219 gene encoding histone deacetylase 2 encodes MAYTVAGGTKKKVCYYYDGDIGNYYYGQGHPMKPHRIRMTHNLLLNYGLYRKMEIYRPHKATAEEMTKYHSDDYIKFLRSIRPDNMSEFSKQMQRFNVGEDCPVFDGLFEFCQLSAGGSAAGSVKLNRQQTDIAVNWAGGLHHAKKSEASGFCYVNDIVLAILELLKYHQRVLYIDIDIHHGDGVEEAFYTTDRVMTVSFHKYGEYFPGTGDLRDIGAGKGKYYAVNFPLRDGIEDESYEQIFKPVMAKVMEMYQPSAVVLQCGADSLSGDRLGCFNLTIRGHAKCVEYMKSFNLPLLMLGGGGYTIRNVARCWTYETAVALDTEIPDELPYNDYFEYFGPDFKLHISPSNMTNQNTMEYMEKIKQRLFENLRMLPHAPGVQMQAIPEDAIPDDTVDEDTDDPDKRMSIRASDKRIACDEEFSDSEDEGEGGRRNVASNKKAKRPRVEEDKKEGEEKKVEVKEEEKDKESSTEKIDTKSVKTEQTSST; translated from the exons ATGGCGTACACTGTTGCAGGTGGAACCAAGAAAAAAGTTTGCTACTACTATGACG gaGACATTGGAAATTATTACTATGGGCAGGGGCACCCCATGAAACCGCACAGAATCCGTATGACCCATAACCTGCTTCTGAACTATGGACTCTACAGAAAAATGGAAATATAT AGACCCCACAAAGCCACTGCAGAGGAGATGACTAAGTATCACAGCGACGATTACATCAAATTCCTCCGATCGATTCGACCGGATAACATGTCAGAGTTCAGCAAGCAAATGCAGAGAT TCAATGTTGGAGAGGACTGTCCTGTTTTTGACGGCTTATTCGAGTTCTGCCAGTTGTCCGCAGGTGGATCTGCAG CTGGCTCTGTGAAGCTCAACAGGCAGCAGACGGACATCGCGGTGAACTGGGCTGGAGGACTTCACCACGCCAAGAAGTCTGAGGCGTCTGGGTTCTGCTACGTCAACGACATCGTCCTGGCTATCCTGGAGCTGCTAAA GTACCATCAGAGGGTGCTGTACATTGACATTGACATTCACCATGGCGACGGGGTAGAGGAGGCCTTCTACACCACAGACAGAGTCATGACCGTGTCCTTCCACAAGTACGGAGAGTACTTCCCCGGGACCGGAGACCTCAGA GATATTGGTGCTGGAAAAGGCAAATACTACGCTGTCAACTTCCCCCTCAGGGACGGGATTGAGGACGAGTCGTACGAGCAGATCTTCAAACCT GTGATGGCTAAGGTGATGGAGATGTACCAGCCCAGTGCCGTGGTCCTGCAGTGTGGAGCGGACTCTCTCTCCGGGGACCGACTCGGGTGTTTCAACCTCACTATCCGTG GCCACGCCAAGTGTGTCGAGTACATGAAGTCCTTCAACCTGCCCCTGCTcatgctgggaggagggggctacACCATCCGGAACGTGGCCCGATGCTGGACCTACGAGACGGCCGTGGCGCTGGACACCGAGATCCCAGACG AACTGCCCTACAATGATTACTTTGAGTACTTCGGCCCTGACTTCAAGCTGCACATCAGCCCGTCTAACATGACCAACCAAAACACAATGGAGTACATGGAAAAAATCAA ACAGCGTCTGTTTGAGAACCTGCGGATGTTGCCTCACGCACCGGGAGTTCAGATGCAGGCCATCCCGGAAGACGCCATCCCAGACGATACCGTGGACGAGGACACAGACGACCCAGACAAGCGCATGTCCA TTCGTGCCTCAGACAAGAGGATAGCCTGCGACGAGGAATTCTCTGACTccgaggatgagggagagggaggcaggaggaacgtGGCCAGCAACAAAAAGGCCAAACGCCCCAGAGTGGAGGAAgacaagaaggagggagaggagaagaaagttg aggtgaaagaggaggagaaagataaGGAAAGCAGCACAGAGAAGATTGACACAAAAAG TGTGAAGACTGAACAGACCAGCAGCACCTGA
- the marcksa gene encoding myristoylated alanine-rich protein kinase C substrate a has product MGAQFSKTAAKGETVAEKPGEAAASPTKTNGQENGHVKVNGDASPAAAEAGKEEVQANGSTTAEDAPKEEAENAEAAPAEKEAVEGEKEAVEAAPAAEGEAAAKPEEGATPSTSTETPKKKKKRFSFKKSFKLSGFSFKKTKKETGEEAGEEAAASTEEAKADAAEAPEAAASEEAKPAEGEAAPAAAGEEAKEAVSPVEAKPETAAEKPAEEAEAAPPAEEPKAEEKPAEPAAEAKAAEEAPKTEEAAPATQEAASSPEAPAAAAAETAAE; this is encoded by the exons ATGGGAGCGCAATTCTCCAAGACAGCAGCAAAAGGCGAAACCGTGGCTGAAAAGCCAGGGGAGGCGGCTGCTTCGCCAACCAAAACTAATGGACAG GAGAATGGCCATGTGAAGGTAAATGGTGATGCCTCTCCTGCAGCTGCTGAGGCTGGCAAAGAGGAGGTGCAGGCCAACGGCAGCACTACAGCAGAGGATGCCCCCAAGGAAGAGGCCGAGAATGCCGAGGCTGCTCCTGCTGAGAAGGAGGCcgtagagggggagaaggaggctgtAGAGGCCGCTCCCGCCGCCGAGGGGGAAGCGGCCGCCAAGCCAGAGGAGGGCGCCACACCCTCAACAAGTACCGAAAcccccaagaagaagaagaagcgcTTCTCATTCAAGAAGTCCTTCAAGCTCAGCGGCTTCTCCTTCAAGAAAACCAAAAAGGAGAccggggaggaggccggggaggaggCCGCGGCGTCCACGGAGGAGGCCAAGGCCGACGCAGCAGAGGCTCCAGAGGCTGCCGCCTCCGAGGAGGCCAAGCCAGCTGAGGGCGAGGCTGCACCTGCCGCGGCTGGGGAGGAGGCTAAAGAGGCTGTCAGCCCGGTAGAGGCCAAGCCAGAAACGGCAGCAGAGAAGCCAGCCGAGGAGGCCGAGGCTGCCCCACCCGCTGAGGAGCCAAAGGCCGAGGAGAAGCCTGCTGAACCTGCTGCAGAGGCCAAGGCAGCTGAGGAGGCACCTAAAACAGAAGAGGCCGCACCTGCAACACAGGAGGCCGCATCCAGTCCTGAGGCCCCCGCCGCTGCCGCCGCTGAGACCGCCGCCGAGTAA